A stretch of Dyella sp. BiH032 DNA encodes these proteins:
- a CDS encoding adenylosuccinate synthase, producing MGKSVVILGAQWGDEGKGKIVDLLTERVRAVARFQGGHNAGHTLVIGGKKTVLHLIPSGILRDDALCLIGNGVVLSPQALKQEIEELEAQGVEVRSRLKISPATPLIMPYHIAVDKAREAAAGKSAIGTTGRGIGPAYEDKVARRSVRVADLMYPHELPEKIKAAVEYHNFILTQWLKAEPVDFQQVLDDALAYGEFIRPMVDDVATILHDVRKEGGHILYEGAQGALLDIDHGTYPYVTSSNTTVGGALAGTGVGAGDIDYVLGICKAYATRVGGGPFPTELHDDMGERLRKVGNEFGASTGRPRRCGWIDLVALKRAVQINGINGLAITKLDVLDGLPTIKVCIAYEYRGKRRELAPLDADGWAECKPVYLEFPGWEESTAGIRDWNKLPAAARAYLRAVEELSGCRLAIVATGADRDDTIVLDDPFA from the coding sequence ATGGGCAAGTCAGTCGTAATCCTCGGCGCGCAATGGGGCGACGAAGGCAAGGGCAAGATCGTCGACCTGCTGACCGAGCGGGTGAGGGCGGTCGCACGCTTCCAGGGCGGCCACAATGCCGGCCACACGCTGGTCATCGGCGGCAAGAAGACCGTGCTGCACCTGATTCCTTCCGGCATCCTGCGCGACGACGCGCTCTGCCTGATCGGCAACGGCGTGGTGCTCTCGCCCCAGGCGCTGAAGCAGGAGATCGAGGAGCTGGAAGCCCAGGGCGTGGAAGTGCGCTCGCGCCTGAAGATCAGCCCGGCCACGCCGCTGATCATGCCGTACCACATCGCCGTGGATAAGGCGCGCGAAGCCGCCGCCGGCAAGAGCGCCATCGGCACCACCGGCCGCGGCATCGGCCCGGCGTACGAGGACAAGGTCGCCCGCCGCAGCGTGCGCGTGGCCGACCTGATGTATCCGCACGAGTTGCCCGAGAAGATCAAGGCCGCCGTCGAGTACCACAACTTCATCCTCACCCAGTGGCTGAAGGCCGAGCCGGTGGACTTCCAGCAGGTGCTGGACGACGCGCTGGCCTATGGCGAGTTCATCCGCCCGATGGTCGACGACGTCGCCACCATCCTGCACGACGTGCGCAAGGAAGGCGGGCACATCCTGTACGAAGGCGCGCAGGGCGCGCTGCTGGACATCGACCACGGCACCTACCCGTACGTCACCTCGTCCAACACCACCGTCGGCGGCGCGCTCGCCGGCACCGGCGTGGGCGCGGGCGACATCGACTACGTGCTGGGCATCTGCAAGGCCTACGCCACCCGCGTCGGCGGCGGTCCGTTCCCCACCGAGCTGCACGACGACATGGGCGAGCGCCTGCGCAAGGTCGGCAACGAGTTCGGCGCCAGCACCGGCCGCCCGCGCCGCTGCGGCTGGATCGACCTGGTGGCGCTCAAGCGCGCCGTGCAGATCAACGGCATCAATGGCCTGGCCATCACCAAGCTCGACGTGCTCGACGGCCTGCCCACCATCAAGGTCTGCATCGCCTACGAATACCGCGGCAAGCGCCGCGAACTGGCCCCGCTGGACGCGGATGGCTGGGCGGAGTGCAAGCCGGTGTACCTGGAATTCCCGGGCTGGGAAGAGTCCACCGCCGGCATCCGCGATTGGAACAAGCTGCCGGCCGCGGCGCGCGCTTATCTGCGCGCGGTGGAAGAGCTGTCCGGTTGCCGCCTGGCGATCGTGGCGACGGGTGCGGATCGTGACGACACGATTGTGCTGGACGATCCGTTCGCCTGA
- a CDS encoding SDR family oxidoreductase, translating into MADMPNDFSSSRRRVVQGASLGFAASVVPPIFAEPQARVAVDGAAKPLSDPRKGYPQPPFAEQSQPWPGLASRMQPKPDHGETSYRGSGRLQGRRALITGGDSGIGRAAAIAFAREGADVAIAYLPAEEEDAKEVIELIRKENRKAVALPGDIREEAFCRELVQKAVQGLGGLDLLVNNAARQQSHLSIADIPTDQFDWTLKTNLYAMFWITRAALEHMPAGGAIVNTASVTAYDPPENLLDYSMTKAGIIAFTKSLAKQVIKHGIRVNAVAPGPFWTPLQVSGGQTKENLKRFGADTPFGRPGQPAELAPIYVALASSEGTYITGQVFGASGAKAP; encoded by the coding sequence ATGGCCGATATGCCCAACGATTTCTCATCCTCCCGTCGCCGCGTGGTGCAGGGCGCCTCGCTCGGTTTCGCGGCGTCGGTCGTGCCGCCGATCTTCGCTGAGCCGCAGGCGAGGGTAGCCGTCGACGGTGCGGCCAAGCCGCTGTCCGACCCGCGCAAGGGCTACCCACAACCTCCGTTCGCCGAACAGAGTCAGCCATGGCCCGGGTTGGCCAGCCGGATGCAACCGAAGCCGGACCACGGCGAGACGAGTTATCGCGGCAGCGGGCGGCTGCAGGGACGCCGCGCGCTGATCACCGGTGGCGATTCCGGCATCGGACGCGCGGCGGCGATTGCGTTCGCGCGCGAAGGCGCGGACGTCGCCATCGCTTACCTGCCGGCGGAGGAGGAAGACGCCAAGGAAGTGATCGAGCTGATCCGCAAGGAAAATCGCAAGGCTGTGGCTCTGCCGGGCGACATCCGCGAGGAGGCGTTCTGCCGCGAGCTGGTGCAAAAGGCGGTGCAAGGGCTGGGCGGGCTCGATCTGCTGGTCAACAATGCGGCGCGGCAGCAGAGCCATCTCTCCATCGCCGACATTCCCACCGATCAGTTCGACTGGACGCTCAAGACCAACCTCTACGCGATGTTCTGGATCACCAGGGCCGCGCTGGAACACATGCCCGCAGGCGGTGCCATCGTCAACACTGCGTCGGTGACAGCATACGACCCGCCAGAGAACCTGCTCGATTATTCGATGACCAAGGCCGGCATCATCGCGTTCACCAAGTCGCTGGCCAAGCAAGTGATCAAGCATGGCATTCGCGTGAATGCGGTCGCTCCCGGACCGTTCTGGACACCGCTGCAAGTGAGCGGTGGGCAGACTAAGGAGAACCTGAAGCGCTTCGGCGCAGATACGCCGTTCGGCCGCCCCGGCCAGCCGGCGGAGCTGGCGCCGATCTACGTCGCACTTGCATCCAGCGAGGGGACGTACATCACGGGTCAAGTCTTCGGTGCGTCCGGCGCCAAGGCGCCGTGA
- a CDS encoding DeoR/GlpR family DNA-binding transcription regulator, with protein MLTSQRKQAILAALKRDGQVVAKTLSEAFGVSEDTVRRDLRELAAEGLLQRVHGGALPASPAMADFAHRQQIGPEAKSAIARRAAAMVQPGQVVFIDGGTTCVQLARSLPPTLQATVITHSPSIAVELVEHPGIEVVLIGGRLFKHSVVAVGAAAMEAIARVRAELYFMGVTGVHPTAGLSTGDFEEASVKRALIEQAAEVVVLASAEKLHAASPYVIAPVQAVQTLVVEGDTPEAVVAPFEALGMAIVRA; from the coding sequence ATGCTGACCAGCCAGCGCAAGCAAGCCATCCTTGCCGCCCTGAAACGGGACGGGCAGGTCGTCGCCAAAACCCTGAGCGAAGCTTTCGGCGTCTCGGAGGACACCGTCCGGCGCGACCTGCGCGAACTGGCCGCGGAAGGCCTGCTGCAGCGCGTGCATGGCGGCGCACTACCGGCGTCGCCGGCGATGGCGGACTTCGCGCACCGGCAGCAGATCGGGCCCGAAGCGAAGTCGGCCATCGCGCGCCGCGCGGCGGCGATGGTGCAGCCGGGCCAGGTGGTCTTCATCGACGGCGGCACCACCTGCGTGCAACTGGCACGCAGCCTGCCGCCCACGTTGCAGGCCACGGTGATCACGCACAGCCCGAGCATCGCCGTGGAACTGGTCGAACACCCGGGCATCGAGGTGGTGCTGATCGGCGGCCGCTTGTTCAAGCATTCGGTGGTGGCAGTGGGCGCGGCGGCCATGGAGGCGATCGCCCGCGTGCGCGCGGAGCTCTACTTCATGGGCGTCACCGGCGTGCATCCCACGGCGGGCCTCAGCACCGGCGATTTCGAGGAGGCGAGCGTGAAGCGCGCGCTGATCGAACAAGCGGCGGAGGTGGTGGTGCTGGCTTCCGCGGAGAAACTGCACGCGGCATCGCCCTACGTGATCGCGCCGGTGCAGGCGGTGCAGACGCTGGTGGTCGAGGGGGACACGCCGGAGGCGGTGGTCGCGCCGTTCGAGGCGTTGGGGATGGCGATCGTGCGTGCGTAG
- a CDS encoding PKD domain-containing protein, which produces MKARSNAVTAMALTAMTALLAFAGSAIAAGASSASAGANPTSGTENPYAPNYAHSYRHGAVPTREAHSRMQQWNALHAATTAATGTQTLSYGGGVDGIGVTSGTPKVYLVVYGTQWGTASTDASGNMTLSGDSAGAVPYLQKMFKGLGTNGELWSGVMTQYCDGSGVASGATSCPSSGVSFVGYPTGGATLAGIWYDNSAASPSNATAAQLAQEAVKAAAHFGNTTAASNRYVQYVILSPTGTHPDGFNTSSGQFCAWHDYNGDAGVSSPYGDIAFTNMPYVLDMGSSCGQNFVNSGTAGNLDGFSLVEGHEYAETITDQNPAGGWTNHTGSSYNGQENADECAWISSGQGASANVSMNTGSFAMQGTWSNDTNRCDISHPIVGGGGGTGGTPTANFSFVTSGLTATFTDSSTDSGGTIGSHSWTFGDGGTSTATNPSHTYAAAGTYTVTETVTDSTSGKTSSKSASVTVSSGGGATQLLGNPGFETGSATPWSMSSGVLCSNSSCSGETAHGGTWFAWMDGYGSSHTDTVSQSVAIPSGKTSATLTFYLHVDTAETTTSTAYDKLNVQVLNSSGTVLKTLATYSNLNAASGYAQKTFDLSAYIGQTVTIKFTGTEDSSLQTSFVLDDVNLNVQ; this is translated from the coding sequence ATGAAAGCACGTTCCAACGCGGTAACCGCCATGGCACTGACCGCCATGACCGCGCTGCTCGCCTTCGCGGGCAGCGCAATCGCCGCCGGCGCCAGCAGCGCATCGGCCGGGGCGAATCCCACCAGCGGAACCGAAAACCCTTACGCCCCCAACTATGCGCACTCGTACCGCCATGGCGCAGTGCCGACGCGCGAAGCGCACAGCCGCATGCAGCAATGGAATGCTCTGCACGCGGCGACCACGGCGGCCACCGGCACGCAGACGCTCAGCTACGGTGGAGGCGTCGACGGCATCGGCGTCACCAGCGGCACGCCGAAGGTCTACCTCGTGGTGTACGGCACGCAGTGGGGCACGGCGAGCACTGACGCCAGCGGCAACATGACCTTGTCCGGCGATTCCGCCGGCGCCGTGCCCTATCTGCAGAAGATGTTCAAAGGCCTCGGCACCAACGGTGAACTCTGGTCCGGCGTAATGACGCAGTACTGCGACGGTTCCGGCGTGGCGTCCGGCGCCACCTCGTGCCCGAGCAGCGGCGTATCCTTCGTCGGCTATCCGACCGGCGGCGCCACGCTGGCTGGCATCTGGTACGACAACTCGGCGGCGTCGCCCAGTAACGCCACGGCCGCCCAGCTCGCCCAGGAAGCGGTGAAGGCCGCGGCGCACTTCGGCAACACCACCGCCGCGTCCAACCGCTACGTGCAGTACGTCATCCTGTCGCCCACCGGCACGCACCCGGACGGTTTCAACACCTCCAGCGGCCAGTTCTGCGCATGGCACGACTACAACGGCGACGCAGGCGTGAGCTCGCCATACGGCGATATCGCCTTCACCAACATGCCCTACGTGCTCGACATGGGTTCCAGCTGCGGCCAGAACTTCGTCAACAGCGGCACCGCGGGCAACCTGGACGGATTCTCGCTGGTGGAAGGCCACGAGTACGCCGAGACCATCACCGACCAGAACCCGGCCGGCGGCTGGACCAACCACACCGGCTCAAGCTACAACGGCCAGGAGAACGCCGACGAGTGCGCGTGGATCAGCTCCGGCCAGGGCGCAAGCGCCAACGTCAGCATGAATACCGGCAGCTTCGCCATGCAAGGCACCTGGTCGAACGACACCAACCGCTGCGACATCTCGCACCCGATCGTGGGCGGCGGTGGCGGCACCGGTGGCACACCGACGGCCAACTTCAGCTTCGTCACCAGTGGCCTGACCGCCACCTTCACCGACAGCTCCACCGACAGCGGCGGCACCATCGGCTCGCATTCGTGGACTTTCGGCGACGGCGGCACCTCCACCGCCACCAACCCGAGCCACACCTACGCGGCCGCCGGTACCTACACGGTGACCGAGACGGTGACCGACAGCACCAGCGGCAAGACCAGCTCCAAGAGCGCCTCGGTAACTGTGAGCAGTGGCGGCGGCGCGACCCAGCTGCTGGGCAACCCGGGCTTCGAGACCGGTTCGGCGACGCCGTGGTCGATGAGTTCCGGCGTGTTGTGCAGCAATAGCAGCTGCAGTGGCGAGACCGCGCATGGCGGCACCTGGTTCGCGTGGATGGACGGCTACGGCAGCAGCCATACCGACACTGTCTCGCAATCGGTGGCCATCCCCAGCGGCAAGACCTCCGCGACGCTGACGTTCTACCTGCACGTCGACACGGCCGAGACCACCACCTCGACCGCGTACGACAAGCTCAACGTGCAGGTGCTCAACAGCAGCGGCACGGTGCTGAAGACGCTGGCGACGTACTCCAACCTCAACGCCGCGTCGGGTTATGCCCAGAAGACGTTCGATCTCAGCGCGTACATCGGCCAGACCGTGACCATCAAGTTCACGGGCACCGAGGACAGCTCGCTGCAGACCTCGTTCGTGCTGGACGACGTCAACCTCAACGTGCAGTGA
- a CDS encoding M1 family metallopeptidase, which yields MRRSTLVSAIALAFATASLSAVAAVPAAKHSVEQTTITQLPRSVRPTHYDVAVTPHADKLAFDGKVAIKVDVLESTSSITLNALGMSFSEATLTPAGGKALTAKVAVDEEKQTATFSFDKPLAKGSYTLAMTYTGKIGTQANGLFAIDYDTKAGKKRALYTQFENSDARRFIPSWDEPNYKATFNLTATVPADQMAVSNMPVAKKSDAGNGLVTVQFQPSPKMSTYLLFFGLGDFDRATAMAGKTEVGVVTQKGLLSQASFALDSAKTILAEYNDYFGTPYPLPKLDNIASPGRSQFFGAMENWGAIYTFEYVLLLDPTISTQADKQNVFSVQAHEMAHQWFGDLVTMRWWDDLWLNEGFASWMEARTTEKLHPEWNTKLEQVDVREGAMGRDAIATTHPIVQHVETVEQASQAFDAITYSKGQAVIGMLEGYVGSDAWRDGVRLYMKQHAYGNTVSDDLWRAIETASKKPITDVAHDFTLQPGIPLIKVDSATCAGGKTTLQLSQGEFTRDRPDKKPLSWRVPVIAQALGGAPARTLVTGGKATLEVPGCGAVVVNAGQSGYYRTLYGAEQFAALKDSFAKLPPIDQLGMLGDTWALGMAGLRPSSDFLDLVQATPKDADPQIWGDIAGDLSGLDGYYEGDAARQAAFRKFAIAKLGPAFIRVGWEPKEGEAYPVKILRTQLIGTLGNLGDPSVLKEARRRFDAQDKDPKAMPPALRRTILGVVARNADAATWDRLHAMAKAEKTPLVKDQLYTLLSISRDKALAQKALDLALTDEPGATNSAGMISAVSMQHPELAFDFAVAHKAEVDKKVDSSASSRYYPQLASRSLDSAMVGKVKAYAEKYLAEGSRRDADTAVANIEYRIKVKNERMPAIDAWLKQHGG from the coding sequence ATGCGCCGTAGCACCCTGGTTTCCGCGATCGCCCTGGCGTTCGCGACGGCCTCTCTGAGCGCCGTCGCCGCCGTACCCGCGGCCAAGCACAGCGTCGAACAGACCACCATCACCCAGCTGCCGCGCAGCGTGCGCCCCACGCACTACGACGTGGCGGTGACGCCGCATGCGGACAAGCTGGCTTTCGACGGCAAGGTCGCCATCAAGGTGGATGTGCTCGAATCGACCAGCAGCATCACGCTCAACGCGCTCGGCATGAGCTTCTCGGAAGCCACCCTGACGCCGGCCGGCGGCAAGGCGCTGACGGCCAAGGTGGCCGTGGACGAAGAAAAGCAGACTGCCACCTTCAGCTTCGACAAGCCGCTGGCCAAGGGCAGCTACACGCTGGCCATGACCTATACCGGCAAGATCGGTACCCAGGCCAACGGCCTGTTCGCCATCGACTACGACACCAAGGCCGGCAAGAAGCGCGCGCTGTACACGCAGTTCGAGAACTCGGACGCCCGCCGCTTCATTCCTTCGTGGGACGAGCCGAACTACAAGGCCACTTTCAATCTGACCGCGACCGTGCCGGCGGACCAGATGGCCGTGAGCAACATGCCGGTCGCCAAGAAGAGTGACGCCGGCAATGGCCTGGTGACGGTGCAGTTCCAGCCGTCGCCCAAGATGTCCACGTACCTGCTGTTCTTCGGCCTGGGCGACTTCGACCGCGCCACCGCGATGGCGGGCAAGACCGAAGTCGGCGTGGTCACGCAGAAGGGCCTGCTGTCGCAGGCGAGCTTCGCGCTGGATTCGGCCAAGACCATCCTGGCCGAGTACAACGACTATTTCGGCACGCCGTATCCGCTGCCCAAGCTGGACAACATCGCCTCGCCGGGCCGCAGCCAGTTCTTCGGCGCAATGGAGAACTGGGGCGCGATCTACACCTTCGAATACGTGCTGCTGCTCGACCCCACCATCTCCACCCAGGCCGACAAGCAGAACGTGTTCTCCGTGCAGGCGCACGAGATGGCGCACCAGTGGTTCGGCGACCTGGTGACCATGCGCTGGTGGGACGACCTGTGGCTCAACGAAGGTTTCGCTTCGTGGATGGAAGCCCGCACCACCGAAAAGCTGCATCCGGAATGGAACACCAAGCTGGAGCAGGTGGACGTGCGTGAAGGTGCGATGGGCCGTGACGCCATCGCCACCACGCATCCGATCGTGCAGCACGTGGAGACGGTGGAGCAGGCCAGCCAGGCTTTCGACGCCATCACCTATTCCAAGGGCCAGGCGGTGATCGGCATGCTGGAAGGCTATGTCGGTTCCGACGCGTGGCGCGATGGCGTGCGCCTGTACATGAAGCAGCACGCGTACGGCAACACAGTGTCCGACGACCTGTGGCGCGCGATCGAGACCGCTTCGAAGAAGCCCATCACCGACGTCGCCCACGACTTCACCCTGCAGCCGGGCATCCCGCTGATCAAGGTGGACTCGGCCACCTGCGCCGGCGGCAAGACCACGCTGCAGCTGAGCCAGGGCGAGTTCACCCGTGACCGCCCTGACAAGAAGCCGCTGTCCTGGCGCGTGCCGGTGATCGCGCAGGCCCTCGGCGGCGCGCCCGCCCGCACGCTGGTCACCGGCGGCAAGGCCACTCTGGAAGTGCCCGGTTGCGGCGCCGTGGTGGTCAATGCCGGCCAGAGCGGCTACTACCGCACGCTGTACGGCGCCGAGCAGTTCGCTGCGCTGAAGGACAGCTTCGCCAAGCTGCCGCCGATCGACCAGCTCGGCATGCTGGGCGATACCTGGGCCCTGGGCATGGCCGGGCTGCGCCCGTCGTCCGACTTCCTCGACTTGGTGCAGGCGACGCCGAAAGACGCCGATCCGCAGATCTGGGGCGACATCGCCGGCGATCTCAGCGGTCTGGACGGCTATTACGAAGGCGACGCGGCACGCCAGGCGGCGTTCCGCAAGTTCGCCATCGCCAAGCTGGGTCCGGCCTTCATCCGCGTGGGCTGGGAGCCGAAGGAAGGCGAGGCCTATCCGGTGAAGATCCTGCGCACGCAGCTGATCGGCACGCTGGGCAACCTGGGCGATCCGTCCGTGCTGAAGGAAGCGCGCCGCCGCTTCGACGCGCAGGACAAGGATCCCAAGGCCATGCCGCCGGCCCTGCGCCGTACCATCCTCGGCGTGGTCGCCCGCAATGCGGACGCCGCGACCTGGGATCGCCTGCATGCGATGGCCAAGGCCGAGAAGACGCCGCTGGTGAAGGACCAGCTCTACACCCTGCTGTCGATCAGCCGCGACAAGGCGCTGGCGCAGAAGGCACTGGATCTGGCGCTGACCGACGAGCCGGGCGCCACCAACAGCGCCGGCATGATCAGCGCGGTGTCCATGCAGCATCCGGAACTGGCTTTCGATTTCGCCGTGGCGCACAAGGCCGAGGTGGACAAGAAGGTGGATTCCAGCGCCAGTAGCCGCTACTACCCGCAGCTGGCTTCGCGTTCGCTGGACTCGGCGATGGTGGGCAAGGTGAAGGCGTATGCCGAGAAGTATCTGGCGGAGGGTTCGCGCCGGGATGCGGATACGGCGGTGGCGAACATCGAGTATCGCATCAAGGTGAAGAATGAGCGGATGCCGGCGATCGATGCTTGGTTGAAGCAGCACGGTGGCTGA
- a CDS encoding nuclear transport factor 2 family protein, which produces MRKTFAFLLATLLLIPCAHATDEAMAIRDVLAAQQAAWNRGDLDSFVRPYKDAPDTTFIGSTIRQGYARILESYKKHYATKEQMGTLTYSDIDVRLLPCPDGQSHYAAVTGRFHLDRTAHGAAPKDDGVFSLLWEKTADGWKIVLDHSS; this is translated from the coding sequence ATGCGCAAGACCTTTGCCTTCCTGCTCGCCACGCTGCTGCTCATCCCTTGCGCCCACGCGACCGACGAGGCCATGGCGATCCGCGACGTCCTCGCCGCCCAGCAAGCCGCGTGGAACCGCGGCGACCTCGATAGCTTCGTGCGACCCTACAAAGACGCACCGGATACCACCTTCATCGGCTCCACCATCCGCCAGGGCTACGCGCGCATCCTGGAAAGCTACAAGAAGCACTACGCCACCAAGGAGCAGATGGGCACGCTCACCTACTCCGACATCGACGTCCGCCTGCTCCCCTGCCCCGACGGCCAGTCTCACTACGCCGCCGTCACCGGCCGCTTCCACCTCGACCGCACCGCGCACGGCGCTGCTCCCAAAGACGACGGGGTGTTCTCGTTGCTGTGGGAGAAGACTGCCGATGGTTGGAAAATCGTGTTGGACCATAGCTCGTGA
- a CDS encoding amidohydrolase family protein codes for MQHPSARSLTLAALLVLAPLPLFAQTPAGEQGNFVLHKFARAIGKESYTISQDQGRLVLRSDFSFKDRGTEVPLKTEFTAIDAAHPLSLSSEGNSSRQSPMHDRFTLDPKTQRVTLVRDGKTSDYPATDATFLVDGYSPVAMQQMLLRYWLAKGKPERIAVPPDGEVRIQSAGDLEIQANGKPVKLHGYVISGLVWGNETAWLDDQQKLAAVVTTDSEFDHFEAVREGYEASLPTFIQRAAANNLEALAKLTEKAKRPASKKLVVTHATLIDGTGAPAKRNASVYVEDGRIVRIDTSGAAPKSEPGLDVLDGTGKFLIPGLWDMHAHYEQVEWGPIYLAAGVTTVRDCGNEFDYITTVRDAIQSGRGIGPRLLVAGIVDGSGPIALGAVTADTPEEARAVVRRYKEAGAVQIKIYSSMKPALVPVIAEEAHKLGLTVTGHVPEGMTTAQAVEAGYDGINHIHFVTRDLLHMRRGEPLPQPDFTTPDAKRQLALFKRHRTVFDDTTALFELMTHPASTPIDTFEPGIDHVAKPLAAALNGIGASPEDVEKSRKRYELLLATLRELHRQGLTIVAGTDQAIPGYSLHRELEIYVQAGFTPMEALQAASSVPARVLGLDKEVGTLQVGKRADMLLLDGDPLADIRNTRRIAKTIADGSVYDPAPLWESVGFTP; via the coding sequence ATGCAGCACCCATCCGCTCGTTCGCTCACCCTCGCCGCCCTGCTCGTCCTTGCCCCGCTGCCTTTGTTCGCGCAGACGCCGGCCGGCGAACAAGGCAACTTCGTGCTGCACAAGTTCGCCCGCGCCATCGGCAAGGAGAGCTATACGATTTCCCAGGACCAGGGACGGCTCGTCCTGCGCTCGGATTTCAGCTTCAAGGACCGCGGCACCGAAGTGCCGCTGAAGACCGAGTTCACCGCCATCGACGCGGCCCATCCGCTTTCACTGAGCAGTGAAGGCAACTCCTCGCGCCAGTCGCCGATGCACGACCGCTTCACCCTCGACCCCAAAACGCAACGCGTCACCCTGGTGCGCGACGGCAAGACCAGCGACTACCCGGCTACGGACGCCACCTTTCTGGTGGACGGCTATTCGCCCGTCGCCATGCAGCAGATGCTGTTGCGCTACTGGCTGGCCAAGGGAAAGCCGGAACGCATCGCGGTACCGCCGGATGGCGAAGTGCGGATCCAGTCCGCCGGCGACCTGGAGATCCAGGCCAACGGCAAGCCGGTGAAGCTGCACGGCTACGTGATCAGCGGCCTGGTCTGGGGCAACGAGACCGCCTGGCTGGACGACCAGCAGAAGCTGGCCGCGGTGGTCACCACCGACAGCGAGTTCGATCATTTCGAAGCCGTGCGCGAAGGCTACGAAGCCTCGCTGCCCACCTTCATCCAGCGCGCCGCCGCCAACAACCTGGAGGCGTTGGCGAAGCTCACTGAAAAAGCCAAGCGACCGGCCTCGAAGAAACTCGTCGTCACCCACGCCACCCTGATCGACGGCACCGGCGCGCCGGCAAAGCGCAATGCATCCGTGTATGTGGAAGACGGCCGCATCGTGCGCATCGATACTTCCGGCGCGGCACCCAAGTCCGAGCCCGGCCTGGATGTGCTCGACGGCACCGGCAAATTCCTCATTCCCGGGTTGTGGGACATGCACGCGCATTACGAGCAGGTGGAATGGGGCCCGATCTACCTCGCCGCCGGCGTCACTACCGTGCGCGACTGCGGCAACGAGTTCGACTACATCACCACCGTGCGCGACGCCATCCAGTCCGGCCGCGGCATCGGCCCGCGCCTGCTGGTGGCCGGCATCGTGGACGGCAGCGGTCCGATCGCGCTGGGCGCCGTCACGGCCGACACGCCGGAGGAAGCGCGCGCGGTAGTGCGGCGCTACAAGGAAGCTGGCGCCGTGCAGATCAAGATCTACAGCAGCATGAAGCCGGCTTTAGTGCCGGTGATCGCCGAGGAGGCGCACAAGCTCGGCCTCACCGTGACCGGCCACGTGCCCGAGGGCATGACCACCGCGCAGGCGGTCGAGGCGGGCTACGACGGCATCAATCACATCCATTTCGTCACGCGCGATTTGCTGCACATGCGGCGTGGCGAACCGCTGCCGCAGCCCGACTTCACCACACCCGACGCCAAACGCCAGCTGGCCCTGTTCAAACGGCACCGCACGGTATTCGACGACACCACCGCGCTGTTCGAGTTGATGACGCACCCGGCCAGCACGCCCATCGATACGTTCGAACCCGGCATCGACCATGTGGCCAAACCGCTGGCCGCGGCGTTGAACGGGATCGGGGCATCGCCGGAAGACGTCGAGAAGTCCCGCAAGCGTTACGAATTGCTGCTCGCCACGCTGCGCGAACTGCACCGCCAGGGACTGACGATCGTCGCCGGCACCGACCAGGCTATACCCGGCTATTCGCTGCACCGCGAACTGGAGATCTACGTGCAGGCAGGCTTCACGCCGATGGAGGCACTGCAGGCCGCGTCCAGCGTGCCCGCACGGGTGCTCGGCCTGGACAAAGAGGTCGGTACGCTGCAGGTGGGCAAGCGCGCGGACATGCTGCTGCTGGACGGAGATCCCCTGGCAGACATCCGCAACACGCGGCGCATCGCCAAGACGATCGCGGACGGCAGCGTCTATGACCCCGCACCGCTGTGGGAGTCCGTGGGCTTTACGCCGTAA